In one Trichosurus vulpecula isolate mTriVul1 chromosome 8, mTriVul1.pri, whole genome shotgun sequence genomic region, the following are encoded:
- the OAZ2 gene encoding LOW QUALITY PROTEIN: ornithine decarboxylase antizyme 2 (The sequence of the model RefSeq protein was modified relative to this genomic sequence to represent the inferred CDS: deleted 1 base in 1 codon), whose product MINTQDSNILPLSNCPQLQCCRHIVPGPLWCSDAPHPLSKIPGGRGGGRDPSLSALIYKDEKLTVTQDLPVHDGKPHIVHFQYEVTEVKVSSWDAVLSSQSLFVEIPDGLLADGSKEGLLALLEFAEEKMKVNYVFICFRKGREDRAPLLKTFSFLGFEIVRPGHPCVPSRPDVMFMVYPLDQNSSDED is encoded by the exons ATGATAAACACCCAGGACAG taATATTTTACCTTTGAGTAACTGTCCCCAGCTTCAGTGCTGCAGGCACATTGTTCCAGGGCCTCTGTGGTGCTCC GATGCCCCTCACCCACTGTCAAAGATCCCCGGTGGGCGAGGGGGCGGCAGGGATccttctctctcagctctaataTATAAG GACGAGAAGCTCACTGTGACCCAGGACCTCCCAGTACACGATGGGAAGCCGCACATTGTCCACTTCCAGTATGAGGTCACTGAGGTGAAGGTCTCTTCCTGGGATGCAGTCCTGTCCAGCCAGAGCCTGTTTGTGGAAATCCCAGATGGGTTATTAGCTGATGGGAGCAAAGAAGG ATTGTTAGCACTGCTGGAGTTTGCTGAAGAGAAGATGAAAGTGAACTATGTCTTCATCTGCTTCAGGAAGGGCCGGGAGGATAGAG CTCCACTTCTGAAGACCTTCAGCTTTCTGGGCTTTGAGATCGTGCGTCCAGGCCATCCTTGTGTCCCCTCAAGGCCAGATGTGATGTTCATGGTTTACCCCCTGGACCAGAACTCATCTGATGAGGACTAG